CACTCATTACGGCGGATCATGGGAATGCCGAGTACATGGCTGATGAGAATGGAAAATCTTGGACAGCCCACACGACAAATCCTGTCCCTTTCATGCTCATTGAAGGCGAACAGCGTAAAATTGCCGGCCATGGTGGGGATGTACAGTTACGTCCTGACGGTTGTCTTGCTGATGTCGCGCCAACTATCCTCGAAATTCTTGGCATTGATAAGCCGGAAGAAATGACAGGGGAATCTTTGATTGTTACAGCGCCCTATGCGGTTTCAAGCCGTAGCTAGATCGGTTATCCTAAGGATCTATTTGAGATTTCTATTATTTTTTTAACGTAATTTTTATGCTTGAAACTGTTTTACAAGTTATTTGGACGGCGTCGGCGATCGGCCTCATTTTATTGGTGCTTCTCCATAGTCCCAAGGGCGATGGTCTTGGTGGTATCGGTGGTCAAGCCCAAATGTTTACCAGTACAAAAAGTGCAGAGACGGCACTAAATCGCGCCACTTGGGTCTTATTTATTACGTTCATTAGCCTCACGGTTGTTTTTAGTGCGGGCTGGTTAACGCCTGTTGTCACAGCACCACCCATTACGGGTCAGTAATTTGCTCACTGTCCGTAAATAAGAATATGCAACTTTTTTGTTATGCTTGGCGACGCTACCGAATTTGGTGGCGTTTTTGTTTGGGATTATTATGGGGCGGGGCGATCGCCTTATGTCTCAATATTATTCCTGTGGGTCAAGTACCCTTATCTTTAGCCGATGGCTTACCTGCATTAGCCACCCATCCATTGCCGGGAACTTTAGAGCAATGGCAGCCAGCGTCAAAGGACACGCGCGATTATTTTACAGAAATCAAAGCTTCTCCCCTTGGTTATCTCATTTGGTCTGAGTTTCCGGTGACGGTGTTTTACCCAGAGCTTGAACCTTATCTTTCTCCCAACCAAGTACAGCAGCAAACGAAATGGCAAAATGCCGTACAACAGGCGATCGCCGCATGGTCAGTTTATCTACCTATCCAAAAAACTAGTGATCAAGAAAATGCTGATATTGTCATCCTTCGGGAGTCGCCGCCACTCCAAATAACCGTTAATGCTGAAACCGGTGAGCGAGACTATTCCTTTGGCCGTAATGCAGAAACCCGTTACCGATTTTATCTCGACGAACAACAGCATGTGCGCCATCGAATGACAATTTATCTTAGTCCCCATCAGCGGGCGATCGCCACCCTAAATACAGCCCGCCATGAGTTTGGCCATGCCCTAGGAATTTGGGGACACAGTAATAATTCAAAAGATGCTTTATTCGTACACCAAACAGCAGAAAATTATGGCATTAGCGAAGCCGATATTAATACATTAAAGAAAATTTATCAGCAGTCCACAAAACTTGGCTGGCCATTACCTTAATCGATAAAAATATTATAAATAATATTATTTCCAAGATATTTATATTGTGCAGTTAGCGCGGCCTTTCGTGAAGTATTGTGAATGCCTTAATGACTTTACATGCCTTTGATTCGTATTTTATAGTTAGAGATTCGAGATAATTTTGAGGCAACAACATGGCGAAGAAAAAGCGTAAGACTACAGGTAAAACTGCTTTAACTCTGTCCCTGTCGTCTCAAGCCCGTGAACGCCTTGCTGAAATGTCCCAAAAAGCAGGTTACTCGCGTTCTGCATTTGTGGAGAGTGTCATGTCTGGTAAGGTGGCGATCGCCACAGTGGAGCCAGAAAAAAGCCTTGCATTCACCATTGAAGATGAAACGGCAAACCCACAAAAAATGACCATTGCTGTCGTGGAGAATGGGGCACAAGCGATGCAAGCAGAAGCACCGAACCCAGATAATTCCCATCTCGAAGAAATTAAAAAGCTCCGGGCTAAAATTGAAGAGCAGGCGAAACAAATTGCTACTTTATCAACAGAAAAATCAAATTCTCCATCGACTCTGAAGGTAGCCCCTAGCCGTAATGAAAATGCATCTAAACCTGTGGCGAAAGAATCGTTAGAACTAGCGGCGAAAGAGAAAGAAATTGCGAATCTAAATCAACAGCTTAAAACAACCCAAGCAGAGATCCTGACACTAAAAAATGAATGGGATGAATCAAAAGACCGCTCGTCGACTAAAGCCGATATTTCGCCGGATGTCCTCAAAGAATTGCAGTCGGCAAAGTCAAATCTAGAGCGGCGGGTATTGGATCTCCAGCGTCAGATTGAGGCAAAGGATGCAGTCATTGCCGAGCTCCGAAGCACCGTTAAAGAAACGGAGACTAACGCGGTGCGCCTGAATGAGATGATTGCCGCGAAGGATAAAAATTTGGCGGCGTTAAGGCAAGAGTTTGAGCAGAAAGATACCCAAGTTCGAGCGAATCAGACGAAGAATCAAACCTTAGAAAAACAACTGGAAGAGCAGTATGCTCGTGTGTCTAGTTTGGCTAAGGAAATTGCCCAGCAGAAAAATGAAGTGCAACAATTGGAGCAAGTCAAAGCACAGTTGGCAGAAGTGAAAGCCCATGGCGATCGCCTGCAAAGACAATTACGAGAAGCCCAAGGACAACACCAACAAGCAATGGCACAATCAACAACCGTTGCCTCCCAAAAGCAGCAGTTAGAAGCGCAACTCAACAATTCAGAAAAAGCCAAAACTTTACTTACAACACAGCTGCAAAACTCTACCCAGCAGCAGGTCGCCCTTGAGCAGAAAATTGCTGAACTCACTAAAATCAATGCCCAACTCACCGTTAGTCAAGATTTAGTGCGTCAGTTGCAGACACAAATTGAGGCATTCGCGCCTTTTGAAGCCCAATGCGAAGCGCTCCAACGTCGGTATGATGCCCAAACTGCGCGTTTAAAAGAGCTGGAAGTGCAAGCTGCCCTTGATCGTTCCGTGGCTAATATTGGGGAAAAGTATCTTAATCGTTGGCAACGCCGCTAGAATTGCTGGGGGATAATGGGGGCGATCGCCTAAAGTGCTTGGATGAATTTTTGGGCGAGGAGATCAACCCCTGTAATGGCAGTCCCAACCACCACGCTGTCTGCACCAATTTCAAACGCTTTCAGCATCATTCCCGGTGAGCCAATGCCCCCTTCACAAATGATGGGTAAATCAAAATCTTGTACAAACTTTGCCAGTAAATCAAAGCCCGGTGGCGTAAGATTTCCAGTTTCGCCCGTGTAGCCATAGAGGGTCGTACCGAGAATATCAGCGCCCGCTTTTGCCGCCAACACCGCATTTTCATAGGTATCCAAATCCGCCATCACCAGCTTACCCGTTTGCTCGTGAATCCCGCGAACGATGTCCGCCAAATTTTCACCACCCTGTCGAGGACGCGCTGTCGCATCAATCGCCACAATATCAGCTCCCGCTTCAACCACAGCTAAAGCATCAGAAAACTGCGGCGTAATATAAACATCTGAGCCTTCGTACATCCGTTTCCAGAGACCAATAATCGGAATATCCGGCAGTAAATTTCGGACAGCTTCAATGTGGGCGGGACTATCAATTCTCACCGCCACAGCCCCTTGATTCACACAAGCTTGGGCGATCGCCGCGATCATTTCCGGTTGATGCAGAGGAGAATCTGCCGGAGCCTGACAAGAAATAATCAACTTGCCCTTAAACCTGTCCACTAAATTAACCATCAATATTTTCCCTCAATATCATGCCCAATCCCTACCCTACACCCGATACCTGATAACTGATACCTGTTCACTGTTCACTGTTCACTGTTCACTGTTCACTGTTCACTGTTCACTGTTCNACTGTTCACTGTTGCGAATTGCAAGGGCGATCGCCGGCGGGAAGATGCGATGTTCTTGGATTTGAATACGAGCATGGAGCGTTTCCACCGTATCATCAGGGAAAATTGGCACAACCGCCTGCATCAAAACTTTGCCGCTATCCACCTCAAGACTGGCAAAATGCACCGAACAGCCCGTCACTTTCACATTAGCAGCGAGAGCCTGCTCGATGGCCCGAATCCCCTTAAAGCTCGGCAAAATGCTCGGATGAATATTTAAAATGCGGTCTTCGTAACCCTTCAACAAAACCTCAGTGACGATGCGCATCCAACCCGCCATAATCACCCATTCCACGCCGTGCTCACGGAAACAAGCCAAAATTGCTTCGTCTAGGGCTTCGCGCGAGTCAAATTCACGGTGATTGAGGAGTTTGGTTTTAGTGCCAAATTTTGCCGCACGCTCCAGAACCTTCGCCTTGGGATTGTTGTAAACCAAAATGGGAATCTCCGCATTGAGTTCTCCAGATTGAATCGCGGCGGCGATCGCC
The genomic region above belongs to [Limnothrix rosea] IAM M-220 and contains:
- the secG gene encoding preprotein translocase subunit SecG, with translation MLETVLQVIWTASAIGLILLVLLHSPKGDGLGGIGGQAQMFTSTKSAETALNRATWVLFITFISLTVVFSAGWLTPVVTAPPITGQ
- a CDS encoding matrixin family metalloprotease, producing MQLFCYAWRRYRIWWRFCLGLLWGGAIALCLNIIPVGQVPLSLADGLPALATHPLPGTLEQWQPASKDTRDYFTEIKASPLGYLIWSEFPVTVFYPELEPYLSPNQVQQQTKWQNAVQQAIAAWSVYLPIQKTSDQENADIVILRESPPLQITVNAETGERDYSFGRNAETRYRFYLDEQQHVRHRMTIYLSPHQRAIATLNTARHEFGHALGIWGHSNNSKDALFVHQTAENYGISEADINTLKKIYQQSTKLGWPLP
- a CDS encoding N-acetylmannosamine-6-phosphate 2-epimerase, whose protein sequence is MVNLVDRFKGKLIISCQAPADSPLHQPEMIAAIAQACVNQGAVAVRIDSPAHIEAVRNLLPDIPIIGLWKRMYEGSDVYITPQFSDALAVVEAGADIVAIDATARPRQGGENLADIVRGIHEQTGKLVMADLDTYENAVLAAKAGADILGTTLYGYTGETGNLTPPGFDLLAKFVQDFDLPIICEGGIGSPGMMLKAFEIGADSVVVGTAITGVDLLAQKFIQAL
- the purN gene encoding phosphoribosylglycinamide formyltransferase, whose product is MGNVNQGLALVSPNLSLADLPLSRRAKLGILASGSGSNYEAIAAAIQSGELNAEIPILVYNNPKAKVLERAAKFGTKTKLLNHREFDSREALDEAILACFREHGVEWVIMAGWMRIVTEVLLKGYEDRILNIHPSILPSFKGIRAIEQALAANVKVTGCSVHFASLEVDSGKVLMQAVVPIFPDDTVETLHARIQIQEHRIFPPAIALAIRNSEQXNSEQ